A stretch of the Clostridiales bacterium genome encodes the following:
- a CDS encoding phosphodiester glycosidase family protein gives MKRTIAALLALMLLFSAGAAFAADAPAEAAAAPEWADVKLNSRGFIDEGEYVFEDDENGHWIYVSPSLRIEIVRTLETPEKKKKSDKMQQFYCYTADIRCDTENGELPKTIWSDPDNPRGRNTEKFSKDIAEINRAVFATSTDYYTYRVDKKKKDGGNVGIVIRDGEVLYNHPVKNREKSMPNYETLAIFADGHVESWPNTEKKADEYIREGALQVYTFGPCLVRDGELTEYIHKHANRSLNPRHAFGMVEPGHYIDVICEGRLWTKQKILGEVIEKRSTGVMMETLAEIMQARGCRIAVNLDGGQTAVMTFMGKQLNYVIKSDPYGRKTFEMLGFGTWGNETAAAETE, from the coding sequence ATGAAAAGAACTATAGCGGCGCTGCTGGCCCTGATGCTTCTGTTTTCCGCAGGAGCAGCCTTCGCGGCGGACGCGCCGGCAGAAGCAGCCGCGGCGCCGGAATGGGCGGACGTGAAGCTGAACAGCCGCGGCTTTATCGACGAGGGCGAATACGTTTTTGAAGACGATGAAAACGGGCACTGGATATACGTGAGCCCAAGCCTGCGGATTGAGATTGTCCGGACCCTGGAGACACCGGAGAAGAAAAAGAAATCCGACAAAATGCAGCAGTTCTACTGCTATACGGCGGATATCCGGTGCGACACGGAAAACGGGGAGCTTCCGAAGACCATCTGGAGCGATCCGGACAACCCCCGGGGCCGGAATACCGAAAAGTTTTCCAAAGATATCGCGGAAATCAACCGTGCCGTCTTCGCAACCAGCACGGATTATTACACCTACCGGGTGGACAAGAAGAAAAAAGACGGCGGGAATGTTGGAATCGTGATCCGGGACGGGGAAGTCCTGTATAACCACCCGGTCAAAAACCGCGAGAAGAGCATGCCGAATTATGAAACCCTGGCCATATTCGCCGACGGCCATGTGGAAAGCTGGCCGAATACGGAAAAGAAAGCCGATGAATATATCCGGGAAGGCGCCCTGCAGGTTTATACCTTCGGCCCCTGCCTGGTACGGGACGGGGAACTGACCGAATATATCCACAAGCATGCCAACCGGAGCCTGAATCCCCGGCACGCATTCGGAATGGTGGAGCCCGGGCATTATATTGACGTCATCTGCGAAGGCCGCCTGTGGACAAAGCAGAAAATCCTGGGTGAGGTCATCGAAAAACGTTCCACCGGGGTGATGATGGAGACCCTGGCGGAGATCATGCAGGCCAGGGGATGCAGGATCGCCGTGAACCTGGACGGCGGACAAACCGCTGTGATGACCTTTATGGGAAAACAGCTGAACTATGTGATCAAAAGCGACCCGTATGGACGGAAAACCTTTGAAATGCTGGGGTTCGGCACCTGGGGAAACGAAACCGCGGCTGCTGAAACAGAGTGA
- a CDS encoding HlyD family efflux transporter periplasmic adaptor subunit translates to MKKGFALLLVLVLCAAIGGAALGEAELSYDGEVVAGESIPVTAPYGGLISVMIPRGNSWVKAGDEICEIEGKLNYAPIEGTVTGLYAVEGDGAESIGERYGAVLFIEPTHKYVIQGSSEKAYNKSENYFVHLGERVYMSCIKDGTHQGTGVVSALTESGYTVEVTGGEFYLNEKVDIYRTSEKTKDSCIGRGTVNRAKPVEVKGTGSILKLLVKNGDFVERGEALFETVDGVLDGLYAPDRKVLSPVTGVVESVEKHKGENAAKGDALIKVSPADSFQVEFSVPESDLFSLTEGQPVKLELYWDNEDGGTYDGKIAAISYKNETAAASATTTTSDRKSYKVWASFTPDERIRLGMTMVVYPVTAPEEEPENTTEEE, encoded by the coding sequence ATGAAGAAGGGGTTTGCTTTACTGCTGGTACTGGTCCTGTGCGCTGCCATCGGAGGCGCTGCGCTGGGAGAGGCTGAACTGTCCTACGACGGCGAGGTGGTTGCCGGGGAATCCATTCCCGTAACCGCACCCTACGGCGGCCTGATCAGTGTGATGATCCCGCGCGGGAACAGCTGGGTGAAGGCCGGCGACGAGATCTGCGAGATCGAGGGCAAGCTGAACTATGCCCCGATCGAAGGCACGGTGACAGGCCTGTATGCCGTGGAAGGCGACGGAGCGGAATCCATCGGGGAACGGTACGGCGCGGTGCTCTTTATTGAGCCCACGCACAAGTATGTGATCCAGGGATCCAGCGAAAAGGCCTACAACAAGAGCGAAAACTATTTCGTTCATCTGGGCGAGCGCGTGTACATGAGCTGCATCAAGGACGGCACCCACCAGGGAACCGGCGTGGTATCCGCACTGACCGAAAGCGGCTATACGGTTGAGGTAACCGGCGGCGAATTCTACCTGAACGAAAAGGTGGATATCTACCGCACCAGCGAAAAGACCAAGGACAGCTGCATCGGCCGCGGCACGGTGAACCGGGCCAAGCCGGTGGAGGTGAAGGGCACCGGCAGCATCCTGAAGCTGCTGGTGAAGAATGGCGATTTCGTGGAACGCGGGGAAGCACTGTTTGAGACCGTGGACGGCGTGCTGGACGGCCTGTACGCACCGGACCGGAAGGTGCTGAGCCCTGTGACCGGTGTGGTCGAATCCGTGGAGAAGCACAAAGGCGAGAATGCCGCCAAGGGGGACGCCCTGATCAAGGTGAGCCCGGCGGATTCATTCCAGGTGGAATTCTCCGTGCCGGAATCGGACCTGTTCAGCCTGACGGAGGGACAGCCGGTAAAACTGGAGCTTTACTGGGACAACGAGGACGGCGGCACCTATGATGGCAAAATCGCCGCGATTTCCTACAAGAACGAAACCGCGGCCGCATCCGCCACAACCACAACCTCCGACCGGAAGAGCTACAAGGTATGGGCTTCCTTTACACCGGATGAACGCATTCGGCTGGGAATGACCATGGTGGTCTATCCCGTAACGGCACCGGAAGAGGAGCCGGAAAATACGACCGAAGAGGAGTAA
- a CDS encoding carbohydrate ABC transporter substrate-binding protein, which translates to MKKIFALILAAMMLLMSVPAMAGTGDQTIVHTDNTAWYRNVFISNVMAAADNQLYVFMQDGNKEILRVYSLDSGEHADYTLRDYDAGMDSSMLDYYEITDEGISFKEDAVREYSEEENYNTAAWFAWNGSIYAIQYKYVYDQENGNSSTIEGGFVKKLKLADGKAELEDTTDIPRLDWTEMVMEYGEGWTDSKQLDGATVCGNTLIGRSWDNNGNSTLESFDLTTGFHGTMEMDENATVYVSSSSILACEEEYEENSISYNIQLVNPADGSQEELLSYTQEGDGNYMYNMIFDAEKNTLYYYMNGEIWSMPGVQPEAATAVCDCPTTGNMSIIPDGRMLIWDSSNILIRNIDPASRGTETRMIVNDFAYGNGLEEAVFDFANVHGEVTVVVKHGGDRQMILQDMMNRESETDIYTMDYESSEFSALLNRGFLTDMSGNAKIAADNAALYPFVREAVVKDGQIVAVPVGINGQVISINRKVWKEIGGTEEELPKTWSQFMDWLETLPEKVKDQNCRIFESYVSDNEFRWQVMRQILNEYEARLENAGGEFAFNTPELRELLERVQKVDPDLLGLKSQADLEEGYYEDYGDGEYKEPLLEIYAESTMRTWGNATPLMLSFDESEQPILPISLTVAFINPYSTKADLAAEYLGLAARKQWQDSLYSLYSDMTEPVVYPYYEENHARSLKNLEDAKTLLNAAKTEQEIHDWTETVESYEQMLKDEEENKWAVSPDNIADYQARTSYLRVSAYSFISDMLADNKSAEAFWSKMDGFVNGDVPAAELLDSIDSKVQMMRLEGN; encoded by the coding sequence ATGAAAAAGATTTTTGCTTTGATCCTGGCGGCAATGATGCTGCTGATGAGCGTTCCGGCGATGGCCGGCACGGGCGACCAGACAATTGTGCATACGGATAACACCGCCTGGTACAGAAACGTATTTATTTCGAATGTGATGGCCGCAGCGGACAACCAGCTGTATGTGTTCATGCAGGACGGCAATAAAGAGATCCTGCGGGTATATTCCCTGGACAGCGGAGAACATGCAGACTATACCCTGCGGGATTACGATGCCGGGATGGATTCTTCCATGCTGGATTACTATGAGATCACGGATGAAGGCATCAGCTTCAAGGAGGATGCGGTCCGTGAATACAGCGAGGAGGAAAACTACAATACAGCGGCATGGTTCGCATGGAACGGCAGTATCTATGCCATCCAGTACAAATATGTATACGACCAGGAAAACGGGAACAGCAGTACCATCGAGGGCGGCTTCGTGAAGAAACTGAAGCTGGCAGACGGAAAAGCCGAACTGGAAGACACAACGGATATCCCGCGGCTGGACTGGACCGAAATGGTCATGGAATACGGCGAAGGATGGACGGACAGCAAACAGCTGGACGGCGCGACCGTATGCGGCAATACCCTGATCGGCCGGAGCTGGGACAATAACGGGAATTCCACGCTTGAATCGTTTGACCTGACCACCGGCTTCCACGGGACAATGGAGATGGATGAAAACGCGACTGTCTACGTCAGCAGCAGTTCCATCCTTGCCTGCGAAGAAGAATATGAAGAGAATTCCATTTCCTACAACATCCAGCTGGTGAATCCCGCGGACGGCAGCCAGGAAGAACTGCTTTCCTATACCCAGGAAGGCGACGGGAATTATATGTACAATATGATTTTCGACGCGGAAAAGAACACCCTGTACTACTACATGAACGGTGAAATCTGGTCGATGCCGGGAGTGCAGCCGGAAGCCGCCACAGCGGTATGCGACTGCCCGACCACCGGAAATATGTCCATTATTCCGGACGGGCGGATGCTGATCTGGGACAGCAGCAATATCCTCATCCGCAATATCGATCCGGCCTCCCGCGGCACCGAGACCCGGATGATCGTAAATGATTTCGCGTACGGCAACGGCCTGGAAGAAGCTGTATTTGACTTCGCCAACGTACACGGAGAAGTGACGGTTGTGGTGAAGCACGGCGGAGACCGGCAGATGATCCTGCAGGACATGATGAACCGCGAAAGCGAAACGGACATCTATACCATGGATTATGAATCAAGCGAGTTTTCCGCACTCCTGAACCGCGGATTCCTGACGGACATGAGCGGGAACGCAAAGATTGCGGCGGATAACGCGGCGCTCTATCCCTTTGTGCGGGAAGCTGTGGTGAAGGACGGACAGATTGTGGCTGTGCCGGTCGGTATCAACGGCCAGGTGATCAGCATCAACCGGAAAGTCTGGAAGGAAATCGGCGGAACCGAGGAAGAACTGCCGAAGACCTGGAGCCAGTTTATGGACTGGCTGGAAACACTGCCGGAAAAGGTGAAGGACCAGAACTGCCGGATCTTTGAATCCTATGTAAGCGACAACGAATTCAGATGGCAGGTGATGCGGCAGATCCTGAATGAGTATGAAGCCCGGCTTGAAAATGCCGGCGGGGAATTCGCGTTCAACACACCGGAACTGCGGGAACTGCTGGAACGGGTGCAGAAAGTGGATCCTGACCTGCTGGGCCTCAAGAGCCAGGCAGACCTGGAAGAGGGATATTACGAAGATTACGGCGACGGCGAATACAAGGAGCCGCTGCTGGAGATCTATGCCGAATCCACCATGCGGACCTGGGGCAACGCGACTCCGCTGATGCTGAGCTTTGATGAGAGCGAGCAGCCCATCCTTCCCATCAGCCTGACCGTGGCGTTTATCAATCCCTATTCCACGAAGGCAGACCTTGCGGCGGAATACCTGGGACTTGCCGCCCGGAAACAGTGGCAGGATTCCCTTTACAGCCTGTACAGCGACATGACGGAACCGGTGGTCTATCCCTACTACGAAGAAAACCATGCCCGGTCGTTGAAAAACCTGGAAGACGCGAAAACCCTCCTGAACGCAGCAAAGACTGAGCAGGAGATCCACGACTGGACCGAAACGGTTGAATCGTATGAGCAGATGCTGAAGGACGAAGAGGAAAACAAATGGGCTGTCAGCCCGGATAATATCGCCGATTACCAGGCACGGACGTCCTACCTGCGGGTTTCCGCCTACAGCTTCATCAGCGATATGCTGGCGGACAACAAGAGCGCGGAAGCCTTCTGGTCCAAGATGGACGGCTTCGTAAACGGGGACGTACCCGCCGCTGAGCTGCTGGACAGCATTGACAGCAAGGTACAGATGATGAGACTGGAAGGGAACTGA
- a CDS encoding sugar ABC transporter permease translates to MYKKFRQALPFLLPGMAGLLLFYGIPFIGGIWYSVTDGSVKNEFVGLNNFISVWQNPMFQLGLRNALELSLICAPLLFLLSFLLAAGLHRMRPAGAFFRSSVLMPYLMPSSAVLIIWLLWFDYGGPVNRILTALGGQRIDWLLGAELRIPVVLLFLWKNLGFCVIVFLSALQSIPESLYEYATLEGASFRKQTFSITLPLVVPSAFLVAILSFVSAFRIFKEIYFIGGAYPKDPLYTLQNYMSNMYNKLNYQNVTAAAYMFALIVFLLFGLLFLSQRTALKRLNGEG, encoded by the coding sequence TTGTACAAAAAATTCAGGCAGGCCCTGCCATTCCTGCTGCCGGGAATGGCAGGTCTCCTGCTGTTCTACGGGATCCCTTTTATCGGGGGAATCTGGTACAGTGTGACAGACGGCAGCGTTAAGAATGAATTTGTCGGACTGAACAACTTTATATCGGTGTGGCAGAACCCGATGTTCCAGCTGGGACTGAGGAACGCGCTGGAGCTTTCGCTGATCTGCGCGCCGCTGCTTTTCCTGCTGAGCTTCCTGCTGGCGGCGGGACTCCACCGGATGCGGCCGGCCGGGGCGTTTTTCCGCTCCAGCGTGCTGATGCCGTACCTGATGCCTTCTTCCGCCGTGCTGATTATCTGGCTGCTGTGGTTTGACTACGGCGGGCCGGTAAACCGGATCCTGACCGCGCTGGGCGGGCAGCGTATCGACTGGCTGCTGGGAGCGGAACTGCGGATCCCGGTTGTCCTGCTTTTCCTGTGGAAAAACCTGGGCTTCTGTGTGATTGTGTTCCTGTCGGCCCTGCAGTCCATCCCGGAATCCCTGTACGAATACGCAACGCTGGAAGGCGCGTCCTTCCGGAAACAGACATTTTCCATTACGCTGCCGCTGGTGGTTCCGTCCGCTTTCCTGGTGGCGATCCTGTCGTTTGTTTCCGCGTTCCGGATATTCAAGGAGATTTACTTTATCGGCGGGGCATATCCGAAGGACCCGCTGTATACGCTGCAGAACTACATGAGCAACATGTACAACAAACTGAATTACCAGAACGTGACCGCGGCGGCCTATATGTTCGCCCTGATTGTGTTCCTGCTGTTCGGCCTGCTGTTCCTGAGCCAGCGGACGGCGCTGAAACGGCTGAACGGGGAGGGCTGA
- a CDS encoding carbohydrate ABC transporter permease produces MNPNKDIRVWLARIFLTVMAIVMLLPMVQTFLYSFSSIPEMKAYMKTRGSREETEWMDPHLSPNMISLGQYEQILIKDNTVLQYFINSVVYAAAILAGQALVLPALAYGLSKFRFRGREGIFFLIVMLMLLPFQVTMVPNVLTLRFMGLLNTQWAVILPMWFAPFYVFLLRQYMITLPDELLEASSMDGAGPFRSFLWIVIPVCQPVIGAAAALSFAENWNLVEQPLTYLSRKPELMPLSTVFNQLAGENTGFEFAGAALYILPAMLVYFFFQKDILSGIQLTEMK; encoded by the coding sequence ATGAATCCGAACAAAGATATCCGCGTATGGCTTGCGCGTATATTCCTGACGGTGATGGCCATTGTGATGCTGCTGCCGATGGTGCAGACGTTCCTGTATTCCTTTTCCTCCATCCCGGAAATGAAAGCATATATGAAAACGCGGGGGAGCCGGGAAGAGACGGAGTGGATGGATCCGCACCTGTCGCCGAACATGATTTCCCTGGGACAGTATGAGCAGATCCTGATCAAGGACAACACGGTGCTGCAGTATTTCATCAACTCCGTGGTGTACGCGGCGGCAATCCTGGCCGGACAGGCGCTGGTGCTGCCGGCACTGGCCTACGGACTGAGCAAATTCCGCTTCCGCGGGCGGGAAGGAATTTTCTTCCTGATCGTGATGCTGATGCTGCTGCCGTTCCAGGTGACCATGGTGCCGAACGTGCTGACGCTGCGGTTTATGGGGCTGCTGAATACCCAGTGGGCCGTAATCCTGCCGATGTGGTTTGCACCGTTCTACGTATTCCTGCTGCGACAGTATATGATTACCCTGCCGGATGAGCTGCTGGAGGCTTCCTCCATGGACGGCGCCGGACCTTTCCGGAGCTTCCTGTGGATTGTGATTCCGGTATGCCAGCCGGTTATCGGCGCGGCTGCGGCGCTTTCCTTCGCGGAGAACTGGAACCTGGTGGAGCAGCCGCTGACTTACCTTTCCCGGAAGCCTGAGCTGATGCCGCTTTCCACGGTGTTCAACCAGCTGGCGGGCGAGAATACGGGATTTGAGTTTGCGGGAGCCGCACTGTATATCCTGCCGGCGATGCTGGTATACTTCTTCTTCCAGAAGGATATCCTGAGCGGGATCCAGCTGACCGAGATGAAGTAA
- a CDS encoding ABC transporter permease translates to MKRGIRISLVLVIGMILAAAGVIGLLQGPGLVQYTFLPGEETVSTLLEELGTMQEALKDSFPVITLHAQKSGRSLTYGEGTSQNDVVVYAVGPNWYEAYPMQMAAGRPVTAPDSRQNAKVIVLDRETAFLFFGEGDPIGKTVSLDGTALEVIGVAEHSRRIGETDIHAAWVPLGTVKGSLMVVSAPLAKASSLMKVFESAAAENFDKNQDKNGTLISTARETVGQTMMLRIIAVIFAVWLLKKWTKVLSGTWRTAMERIRGKSKQWYPLRMIPYGAAQMLLPILLTAVTIGAAYLIAVFAVNPAYVYPEWIPESLGDFSKWTARFWNLTGDAAKTVQMQTPELAEARFWGGLTQWGTVLMLAGVILTMLKSAKKGKNP, encoded by the coding sequence ATGAAACGCGGCATACGAATCTCCCTGGTCCTGGTGATCGGGATGATCCTGGCGGCGGCCGGGGTAATCGGCCTGCTGCAGGGACCGGGCCTGGTTCAGTACACCTTCCTGCCCGGAGAGGAAACCGTTTCCACCCTGCTGGAAGAACTGGGAACCATGCAGGAGGCGCTGAAGGATTCCTTCCCCGTGATTACCCTGCACGCACAGAAAAGCGGACGGTCGCTGACATACGGCGAGGGCACAAGCCAGAATGATGTGGTTGTATACGCTGTGGGACCGAACTGGTATGAGGCCTATCCGATGCAGATGGCAGCCGGACGGCCGGTGACCGCACCGGATTCCCGGCAGAACGCAAAAGTAATTGTGCTGGACCGGGAAACCGCGTTCCTGTTTTTCGGGGAAGGCGATCCGATCGGGAAAACCGTGAGCCTGGACGGAACGGCCCTGGAAGTGATCGGCGTGGCAGAACACAGCCGCCGGATCGGCGAAACGGATATCCACGCGGCCTGGGTCCCGCTGGGAACGGTAAAAGGCAGCCTGATGGTGGTTTCCGCACCGCTTGCAAAAGCCAGCAGCCTGATGAAGGTTTTTGAATCAGCCGCTGCCGAGAATTTCGATAAAAACCAGGACAAGAACGGCACCCTGATCAGCACGGCCCGGGAAACCGTCGGCCAGACTATGATGCTGCGGATCATCGCGGTGATCTTCGCAGTCTGGCTGCTGAAAAAATGGACCAAAGTACTCAGCGGCACATGGCGCACAGCCATGGAGCGGATCCGCGGAAAATCAAAGCAGTGGTATCCGCTGCGGATGATTCCTTACGGAGCAGCGCAGATGCTGCTGCCGATCCTGCTGACGGCGGTGACCATCGGCGCGGCCTACCTGATCGCGGTATTTGCCGTAAACCCGGCATATGTTTACCCCGAATGGATTCCGGAATCCCTGGGCGATTTCTCGAAATGGACTGCCCGGTTCTGGAACCTGACCGGCGATGCGGCAAAGACCGTACAGATGCAGACGCCCGAGCTCGCGGAAGCGCGGTTCTGGGGCGGCCTTACGCAATGGGGGACTGTGCTGATGCTGGCAGGAGTGATCCTGACGATGCTGAAAAGCGCGAAAAAAGGAAAAAATCCTTGA
- the rplU gene encoding 50S ribosomal protein L21: MYAIIAAGGRQYRVSQGDVIYIDKVNQEADSAISFDVLMIGSDGDVKVGNPVLAGAKVEGKVLGQVKGEKITVYKYKSKKGSSRKLGHRQPYTKVEITAINA; the protein is encoded by the coding sequence ATGTATGCGATTATCGCGGCGGGCGGCCGGCAATACCGTGTATCCCAGGGTGATGTAATCTACATCGACAAAGTCAACCAGGAAGCTGATTCCGCGATCTCCTTCGACGTGCTGATGATCGGCAGCGACGGAGATGTGAAAGTCGGTAACCCCGTTCTGGCGGGCGCGAAGGTCGAAGGCAAGGTGCTGGGCCAGGTAAAGGGTGAGAAGATCACCGTTTACAAGTACAAGAGCAAGAAGGGTTCCAGCCGGAAGCTCGGCCATCGTCAGCCGTACACCAAGGTGGAAATCACCGCCATCAACGCGTAA
- a CDS encoding ribosomal-processing cysteine protease Prp, which produces MISAVLYQGRDGLDACRITGHSGQAESGRDIVCAAVSILGCTCVNAMETVCGIIPEITENDDGVLAFQLPEMNTADNAKAQILMGALKQGLSDLADAYPQYVRLSVKNTTQN; this is translated from the coding sequence ATGATTTCCGCGGTACTGTATCAGGGGAGAGACGGGCTTGACGCGTGCCGGATTACCGGGCACAGCGGACAGGCGGAAAGCGGGCGCGACATTGTATGCGCTGCCGTATCCATCCTCGGATGCACCTGCGTGAACGCGATGGAAACCGTATGCGGCATCATTCCGGAAATTACGGAAAACGATGACGGCGTACTGGCGTTCCAGCTGCCGGAGATGAATACGGCGGATAACGCGAAAGCGCAGATTCTGATGGGCGCCCTGAAACAGGGACTGTCCGATCTGGCGGATGCATATCCGCAGTATGTAAGGCTCAGTGTGAAGAACACAACCCAGAATTGA
- the rpmA gene encoding 50S ribosomal protein L27, with the protein MMKLNLQQFAHKKGMGSTRNGRDSESKRLGPKRADGQMALAGNILVRQRGTHIHPGLNVGIGKDDTLFAKATGIVRFERLGKDRKQVSVYPVETAAEAQ; encoded by the coding sequence ATGATGAAGCTTAATCTGCAGCAGTTCGCTCATAAAAAGGGAATGGGTTCCACCCGGAACGGCCGCGACAGCGAGTCCAAGCGCCTTGGACCGAAGCGTGCCGACGGGCAGATGGCCCTGGCGGGCAACATTCTGGTTCGCCAGCGCGGCACCCACATCCATCCCGGCCTGAACGTGGGCATCGGCAAGGACGATACCCTGTTCGCCAAGGCTACCGGGATTGTCCGGTTCGAGCGTCTGGGCAAAGACCGCAAGCAGGTCTCCGTATATCCGGTTGAGACCGCGGCCGAAGCGCAGTAA
- the metG gene encoding methionine--tRNA ligase has product MESKRGTFYITTPIYYPSGNMTIGHTYTTVAADTMTRFKKMTGYDTYFLTGTDEHGQKIEKKAAEAGVTPIQYVDKIVAETQDLWKLMNIQYDDFIRTTEERHIKVVQKIFRQFWEQGDIYKAEYEGMYCTPCESFWTPTQLVEKDGVKVCPDCGRPCQPMQEESYFFKMSKYQDWLIDYIETHPDFIQPAKRANEMLTNFLRPGLQDLCVSRTSVKWGVPVDFDEKHTVYVWIDALSNYITALGYGTEHDELYKKYWPADVHLVGKEIVRFHTIYWPIMLHALGLPLPKQVFGHGWLLFGADRMSKSKGNVVYPGPIVARYGVDPLRYYLMREMPFGADGNYTNESFLTRMNADLANDLGNLVSRTVAMIEKYFGGEVPAETAAVDPETDLPLKEHCAALPALVEEQMDKLQFSQALAEIWKVIGECNKYIDVTQPWVLGKDPEKKDRLANVMRNLAECVRFAAVLIGPFMPSTPERIFEQLGVENPELKTWDSLNAFGGITAGTKVHKGEALFPRIDVNKELEALAGPAPEEKKEEKPAEKPEKKEKKEAKHDEPEYPAEIAIDDFFKCKIQVARVLACEKVEKSSKLLKFRLGLGKDGERTVVSGIQKWYDPETLVGTQVAVITNLKPAKLAGIESQGMILSALDDNGSLRLVTVGEGVEDGALIG; this is encoded by the coding sequence ATGGAATCCAAGCGCGGAACATTCTATATTACCACACCGATTTATTATCCATCCGGGAACATGACCATCGGCCATACTTATACGACAGTGGCGGCCGATACGATGACGCGCTTCAAGAAGATGACAGGTTATGACACCTACTTCCTGACCGGTACCGACGAGCATGGCCAGAAGATTGAGAAGAAGGCCGCAGAAGCCGGTGTGACCCCGATCCAATACGTGGACAAGATCGTGGCGGAGACCCAGGACCTGTGGAAGCTGATGAACATCCAGTATGATGATTTCATCCGCACCACAGAGGAACGCCATATCAAGGTTGTGCAGAAGATTTTCCGGCAATTCTGGGAGCAGGGGGATATCTACAAGGCGGAGTACGAAGGCATGTACTGTACGCCCTGTGAAAGCTTCTGGACGCCCACCCAGCTGGTGGAAAAGGACGGCGTGAAGGTTTGCCCGGACTGCGGGCGTCCCTGCCAGCCGATGCAGGAAGAAAGCTATTTCTTCAAGATGAGCAAGTACCAGGACTGGCTGATCGACTATATCGAGACGCATCCGGACTTTATCCAGCCGGCGAAACGGGCCAACGAGATGCTGACCAACTTCCTGCGGCCGGGCCTTCAGGACCTGTGCGTGAGCCGGACGAGCGTGAAGTGGGGCGTACCGGTGGACTTCGACGAGAAGCACACCGTGTATGTATGGATCGACGCGCTGAGCAACTACATCACCGCGCTGGGTTACGGCACGGAGCATGATGAACTGTACAAAAAGTACTGGCCGGCGGACGTGCACCTGGTCGGCAAGGAAATCGTACGTTTCCACACGATCTACTGGCCGATCATGCTGCATGCGCTGGGACTACCCCTGCCGAAGCAGGTGTTCGGCCACGGCTGGCTGCTGTTCGGCGCGGACCGGATGAGCAAATCCAAGGGCAATGTGGTCTATCCCGGCCCCATCGTGGCCCGCTACGGCGTGGATCCCCTGCGCTACTACCTGATGAGGGAAATGCCCTTCGGCGCGGACGGAAACTACACCAATGAATCCTTCCTGACCCGTATGAACGCGGACCTGGCCAACGACCTGGGCAACCTGGTGAGCCGGACTGTGGCGATGATCGAGAAGTACTTCGGCGGAGAAGTGCCGGCTGAGACGGCCGCGGTGGACCCGGAAACCGACCTGCCGCTGAAAGAGCACTGCGCCGCGCTGCCCGCCCTGGTGGAGGAGCAGATGGACAAGCTGCAGTTCTCCCAGGCGCTGGCGGAAATCTGGAAGGTCATCGGCGAGTGCAACAAGTATATTGATGTGACACAGCCCTGGGTGCTGGGCAAGGATCCGGAGAAGAAGGACCGCCTGGCCAATGTGATGCGGAACCTTGCGGAGTGCGTGCGGTTTGCCGCCGTGCTGATCGGGCCGTTCATGCCCTCAACGCCGGAACGCATCTTCGAGCAGCTGGGTGTGGAAAACCCGGAACTGAAGACGTGGGATTCCCTGAATGCATTCGGCGGCATTACGGCCGGCACGAAGGTCCACAAGGGTGAAGCGCTGTTCCCCCGCATTGACGTGAACAAGGAACTGGAAGCGCTCGCAGGACCGGCACCGGAAGAAAAGAAAGAAGAAAAACCTGCCGAAAAGCCGGAGAAGAAGGAAAAGAAGGAAGCCAAGCATGATGAGCCGGAATACCCGGCTGAGATTGCGATCGACGATTTCTTCAAGTGCAAAATCCAGGTGGCGCGCGTGCTGGCCTGTGAGAAGGTGGAAAAGAGCAGCAAGCTGCTGAAGTTCCGCCTGGGCCTGGGCAAGGACGGGGAACGCACCGTGGTGAGCGGCATCCAGAAGTGGTATGATCCCGAAACGCTGGTGGGCACCCAGGTGGCGGTGATTACCAACCTGAAGCCCGCAAAGCTGGCCGGCATCGAGAGCCAGGGCATGATCCTGAGCGCGCTGGATGACAACGGCAGCCTGCGGCTGGTGACCGTCGGCGAAGGCGTCGAGGATGGCGCACTGATCGGATGA